The Kwoniella bestiolae CBS 10118 chromosome 5, complete sequence genomic interval CTACTACCCTCACTACTATCCAGGCAATGATCCAATATGGACATACAAAGGTTTAATGGGAAATATCACCGAGCGAGCGAAGTGGCCCAGGGGGTGTTATTACTAGAATTCAACAGGTATATCTGATCTCCTTCTTGCAATCATGGCTCAGAAATGTAAGCTGATGTTGAGTACGTGGACCGCTACAGACCACCTGTCAATGCTTTCAACGATGAGTAAATAATGCTTTACTTCTCCACTGAACATGGCTGCACCTAACGAAATCCAATGACGCAGTATGTGGAAAGAGCTCCGAAGTATCGTGGACGATATATCAAACACCCCCGAGATAAGAGTGGTGGTACTTTCCTCAGCATTGGATAAAGTATTTACAGCAGGCTTAGACCGTAAGCTCGACCACTTGCTAAAGATTCACCAAGGACATCATCCTGATTGGTTTGGTCACAGTAAAAGCCCAGATCGAATTGAACTCGCCGTCTCTGGATCCGGCAAGAAAAGCTATTCAATTACGAGATCATGTACTAGTATGTTATCCCAACCAATCGCATCTCCTCATAACAACTCGTCGGCTGACAAGTAGAATTGTCATAGGACTTCCAAGACGccatcacctccctcgaAAGATGCCGCCAACCCATCATCTGCGCCATGTTCGGTACTTCCGTAGGCCTGGCTATCGACCTGGCGTGCGCTTGCGATATACGATTAGCAAGTAGAGATACGACGTTTGGGATTTTTGTGCGCCTCTCCCTTTCCTAACAGATCTAATACCATCTCTTACATCCAGAAGACGCTCATTGCCGGTGGACGGATGAGCTAATTCAGGATCTGATGTAGGAAGTCAACGTAGGTCTAGCAGCGGATATCGGTACATTACAGCGCCTCCCCAAGATAGTAGGCAACGAATCGAAGGTAAAAGAACTAGCTTTGACGGGTAGGAAGTTTGGTGCGGCGGAAGCTAAGGAGATAGGATTTGTTAGTGAGATGGTTGGTAATGGTAGGAAAGACGttattggtgagttgggtatCCGATTTCATTCAGACTACAACCGTTGGTCAAGGGGTATCCGATTTATAGGAATCCGGATCAGTCGCCCAACTTACCTTGAGGTATAGCTGACggatggtgagctggatGGGATAGCCGCTGCGGTAGATATGGCCAAGATGATAGCTTCGAAAAGTCCCATTGCTGTGATAGGTACGAAACATCTGATCAATCGTGAGTTCACTTACAATGAACAGTTGTAGAGGCGGAATTGGGACTAATGCGTTCGTTATGTCCTGCTCGCAAAGATGCAAGGGACCATACGTGAGTGTCTTCAGTGTCTGTCGATAACGAAGTGTTCATGCTCATGGCTTCATTCTATAGTATCGAAGAAGGTCTGAGATATACTGCGATATGGAACGCGTAAGTAAAACCACCTAGAAATCATTCGCTCGTCAGGATATGGCTGATATGGTATCAACCGTAGCTCGATGCTTCAATCAGTGGTCAGTTCTAGTCGGTCTTCACTACATTGTTAATGCTGACTGATGTGATTCTGAATCAAACAGGACACGACTGAAGCTATGACAGCAGTCATGTCGAAGCGAGTTCCTCAATTCCCGTCGTTCGGTGGTCCGGCTTCGTCTTCAAACTCGAAATCTAAAGCGAAGCTGTAAATGTGCGAAAATTAGGAGTGGTCATAATTCCATTGTCATTTCCATTAACAACAATTGGTCAATCCTGTTCTATTTTGTAAACAAAGGCTCCTCCTGACGAATCAGTACTTGTATTTTCCATATTTGTATTGTATAGCCAACAATGCATGTACGACCAAACCTATGATCTACCCTTACCCTTACCCAAAACAGCCTGTAAAAACTCCAAATCACTCTccccctgctcctgctcctgctcctgctcctgtcCCTGCGCCTCCGTCTCCTGAGGATTTTCGATCTGGGGAATACTACTCAACAGTTCACTCTGCTGTCCCACCGTAGAAGCCGATTCCAAAGGTCGAGGTAATTTCCAACTTTCAATATAACTTTTCCCACCTGTGAATTCACCGGACACACTGCCTGAGGTTTGAGGGATGGTGTTGGACCATTGCCATCTTGGTTGTTTTCTGTATTTCACTTTGGTCGAGTCTGATGATCTTGTCGATGGGGggatgagagaggagagagattTTTGTTCGAGGGTGAATTGACGTTCCTAGTGCGAGGGATTAGCATGAATAAGATGGGTCATTCTTGGCAATAGAGGAGGACATGAAAATAGAACGACGGTTGGGACTGGTATGATATATGGCAAATCCTGGTGATGATTCCTGGTTATACAAATTCGAGCCATAACGAAAAGGATGATAGGATGTATCCGTCGTGAAAAAAAACAGGGAGCTGGGCCAACTCACAAAAGCATCAGGTTTGAACTCTGCGCCATAATGTCTAGCTTCGATCTCAGCAGCTATGGTAGCTTGTTCGTGCCTCGCTCTGAGATTTATGAATTCTCGAGTAGCGATGGCGTAAGCTTCGGAAATGGGGATTTGGCGGGTTTGTTGGACATTGAGGACAAATGAGATTGTGCTGTGGTTATGTACATGGGATTAGCATTTCTGTACACGAAGCTTTATTTGAAGAATCAACCATAATGAGAAAATCGGATGCGTGTAACGAGTACGGAGTGTGGTGTTGTGAGATGTAGAATAAATGGGAGGATGGAAACgtcgatcaactcactcttcaacAGTAGGGTACTCCCCCCTCTGCTCCAATTTCACCCActctccaccctcaaccttcttacTCTCGTCGATCTCCCGCCCCTCAACGAGTGAAACAGGTCGTAACGCCTCGAATGGGAAATCCTTGAAAAACTGTCTCCTAATCTTATCTTCCAAATAAACTATCCTCTCAGGCTTCTGCTTCCTACTCTTATACTTTCTCAATCTATCCCTGCGTTCCAACTCCCCAGCGGGGATATACGACATGTCACCTGTTGAGCGGTGTGCTGgggaggcggaggagggtCGATTACGTTGTACGACTTGACGAGGGGGGAGCTGGGGTGGTGGGTTGGACAGGACGGGGATGTACCATGTTGGTGGTTGGGAGAGGACGTTGCCTTGGAGAAGACGGGATACTGCCTGGGGCACTTGGGAGGGGATTCGCCGCATGTTGCTTTGGGGTCGAGAGTTGAGCTATGGGGTATGTGATTTGGGTGTTTTTGTGTGATTGATGTCTTTTGAGATGCATCTCAACATCTCTAGACGAAGCAAGTCCAAGTATTCGCTGATGGACATTTCTGGATAAATTACGATAAATTCACTGTTCCCACAAATGATACCACGTGGTGCTACTTACTGATCAGTGACGATGTTCAACCTGCACTTACGCTGTCGCGTCTAGACAGACAACCATGAACGATCACTATCACCCATTCAACTTTCAACATTTCAATTCACAACCTCTGCATCAACACCTCCAGCACACCACGCACAATGTCATTGAACCAGAGAAAACAGGAGAGAGACTTCACAGCAGAGGTGAAAGCCTTGCAACCGGAAGTAGAACAGCTagccaaggtgagttaatCTTCGCCATCCGAGGACGGATCGCACAAGATAACATATCGATGTAGAATGGTAAATTACAAGAAGCTGTCGATCGAATATCTCTCTTGGAGAAACAGACCCGAAATGTGAgttcctcttcccctctcatCAAAGTATGAAGgctcagctgatatgggaTTAATGGGATACAGGCAGCAGATATGACCTCTACCGCCTCgctcctcaccctcctcaccagATTATGCTGGGAACAATCCGACCTTGATCTCCTAAATGCCCAATTGACGATATTATCAAAGAAACACGGCCAGCTGAAGGAGGCTGTagtgaggatggtagatgaagCTATGGGCTGGTTACCTACTCTCAAGACTCAGAAGGATCAAGGGAAGTTCAGTGGAGGCAAAGATAGGTGGTTGGAGTTGGTTAAAACACTGCGAGATATCACTGAGGGCAAGGTGAGTGTTTCGCTCATAAGGcccatatcagctttcgTGTTCATTTCGCAGGATagacatcagctgatcatcgatatggatatcacctTGTAGATATACCTCGAATTGCCAAGAGCACGATTAACAGTCATGTTGGCATCATACCACGAACAATTGTCTGAGACTGCTCCCAAAGAATCCTCTTGTGAGTTCAGCTTCCAAATCCCGGATCCTCTTTGGTCCGATCAAGCTGACAGTTGAATTTTGGCGTAGCATCAACCACTTCCGCTCCTTCAACTTCCACCGCAGATAAAGATAAACCCAAGCCTGAACCTGTGACATCCAAGGACCATTTGGACGTGGCAGCAGATCTGATGTCTGATATACAAGTGGAGACTTATAGCTCTATGGACAAGCGGGAGAAGACCGAATTGTGAGTTAGCTAGTAAATCCTCTCTTTACGGATGGTTGATAGCTAACTTCTATTCGTACGTAGCATTCTCGAGCAGATGAGACTAGAATCGCTGCGAGGTAATTGGGTGAGAGTAAGAGTTGgatcaaggaagatcaaCAGAGTATATctgaaagagaaggatagTCAAGTGAGTCAAAGGTCTCCGTGTTTCGTGATAAAATTGGGGCGATTGGTCAACTCATACCGTGATATTTGACAGGACATCAAACTACGATACTACGACTTGATGGTGCAGTTGGCATTACAAGATGACGAGTATCTTGAAGCATGCTCTGCATACCAGGAAGTGTGGGATACGGAGGAGGTCAAAGTTGATCCTGCCAAGGAActgaatgtgagttgggtaGTTATCTTCGTCCAAAGCTCAGCAACTAACATGTATCTTCGCTTGCTTCAGGTATTGGAGAACATCATGATTTATGTGGTATTAGCTCCATACAACAACGAGCAGTCTGATATGTTGCATAAACTCTATGCAGACCCAGCTCTACAGAAGGCTCCTCAGCacttgtgagtgatctgttCAGATCTACGCTACCCTGTtatccccctcatcccctaTCCCGATCTCCCGCATCATTCGTGATTCTACCCTATCGGACTTACACTGATGCTATATCGTCTCATAGTGACCTCGTGAAATGCTTCGTCACCAAAGAACTCATGCGATGGTCGGGTATCGACCAGCTCTATGGCCCAACATTACGACAATCGCCCATATTCGCTTCGGGCAGTACGCTGGGTAAGAAGACAGGTATAAAAGCCGAGGGAAAGAAGGCAGAGGAGATTGATAATCCTGGGCAAGTCAGGTGGGAGGAGTTGCACAAGCGAGTTACCGAgcatgtgagtgtggtctcAATTCGCATAGAGCTGAAGTGACATCACCACGGTGCAAGTCGGGAAGATTGGGGTTTAAACctatcttgatcttcataCGGTGGCATATATTAATGCACTCTATCTGCACTACAGAACATCAGAGTAATATCAACCTATTACTCCCGAATAACCCTCACCCGCCTGCAAGAACTCCTCGACCTCCCTGCCACCCAAACAGAAAAGACCCTATGTAAATTAGTAACCGACAAGACCATTTACGCTCGGATCGACCGACCAAACGGTATAGTCAATTtcaaatccaagaaatcGACCAATGAGATATTGAATAATTGGTCTGGGGATATTAGTAAGATGTTGGGTCTGGTGGAGAAGACTAGCCATTTGATCTcaaaggtgggttgggggtTTGATCTCTTTTCCAAATGTTGAGAAGGGTCGTTGCTGAAGTTTTTTTCTTCGTGTGCTTTAGGAATACGCCATGCACGAGGCTAGTAGAGGTAAGAAGGTGGTCGCGTAGGTGTAGTGGGTATGCAGGTGTAgagtcgaggaggaagtagaaggGATTGAAAGTCAATGCATAATGTATCAAAGCATGAATGGTCATTTACGCAGCGATAGCAACCTATCCTCGTACTGTTTGGTATCTGATTTGCTTTGGTATCTCATTGAGTGAGGGGATGCGATCACATTTGCATTTTGCCTGTCATTTCGATCCACTCCAATTATACTTGTTCCTTTTTACTTTTCCTATCGTATAAATAACAACACTACAAAAGTTGTTGTAACAAGGCAAATGTTATTCCCAAACAAATGAAACAGTCCGTACAGAACAGATAGGCAAAAACCATACAACACCATTCCTGTCCAGTAGAAAACAAAAAATAAACGAATGATAACAATTCAAAAAAGCTAAATCTAACAGAAGTCAATTCTCGAGATCACTTCCTCCCTAATCTCTTCAAACcccatttcttcttccccccaACCCCCTCGTTCCCCGTGCTCAACCCAAGCTCATCAGGCCTAACCACATGTCCCCCCCTCCAATCATTCTCTATAACAGTGTATTCCCTGTtattatcattctcatcatctgaaTCGTCGTCGTTCAACGGTACCTTGGGTTGATATCGATTAGAAAAGATTGATACGTATGACGAGATTCCCATTGGCGTCGCGGTGTTACTACTACCTACACCTGGAGCTATAGATGGAGGT includes:
- a CDS encoding mitochondrial 37S ribosomal protein mS23, whose translation is MRRIPSQVPQAVSRLLQGNVLSQPPTWYIPVLSNPPPQLPPRQVVQRNRPSSASPAHRSTGDMSYIPAGELERRDRLRKYKSRKQKPERIVYLEDKIRRQFFKDFPFEALRPVSLVEGREIDESKKVEGGEWVKLEQRGEYPTVEDTISFVLNVQQTRQIPISEAYAIATREFINLRARHEQATIAAEIEARHYGAEFKPDAFERQFTLEQKSLSSLIPPSTRSSDSTKVKYRKQPRWQWSNTIPQTSGSVSGEFTGGKSYIESWKLPRPLESASTVGQQSELLSSIPQIENPQETEAQGQEQEQEQEQGESDLEFLQAVLGKGKGRS